The following are encoded together in the Clostridiaceae bacterium genome:
- a CDS encoding CBS domain-containing protein, with the protein MKVRDIMTKSVAYVNPNTPVTEVAQLMQKHNVGSIPVLDATGIVGIVTDRDIVVRNIAHGKLPQNTSVKDIMTTQVTTVTPDTDIGEVSAIMSDKQIRRIPVVENNKLVGMVSLGDVATQPRYDVEAAYALTEISKPSRPEKT; encoded by the coding sequence TTGAAAGTAAGAGATATAATGACAAAAAGTGTTGCGTATGTTAATCCCAACACTCCGGTAACCGAGGTAGCACAGTTAATGCAAAAACATAATGTAGGTTCCATTCCTGTGCTGGATGCAACAGGCATAGTTGGAATTGTAACTGACAGGGACATTGTAGTAAGAAATATAGCCCATGGAAAATTACCTCAAAATACTTCTGTTAAGGATATTATGACAACACAGGTAACTACTGTGACGCCTGACACAGATATAGGTGAGGTTTCAGCTATTATGTCAGATAAGCAAATAAGAAGAATTCCGGTGGTCGAAAATAATAAGCTCGTTGGAATGGTATCCTTAGGAGATGTAGCAACTCAGCCTCGTTATGATGTAGAAGCGGCTTATGCGTTGACTGAAATTTCTAAACCCTCAAGACCTGAAAAAACGTAA